A segment of the Candidatus Eisenbacteria bacterium genome:
CGATCCGCAGGGGGCCTACGTGAGCCGATGGGTGCCAGAGTTGTCGAAGCTGCCCACGCGGTGGGTCCACCGCCCGTCGGAGGCGCCAGCAGAAGCTCTTCGTGACGCGGGTGTTGCGCTCGGGGACACGTATCCCGTTCCCATCGTCGATCACCTGGAGCAGCGGGATCGCGCCGTGGCGATGTACCGGGAGGTGGACGTGTAGCGCGCCAG
Coding sequences within it:
- a CDS encoding FAD-binding domain-containing protein; this encodes DLANNNGGWQWAASTGTDAQPYFRIFNPTLQGERFDPQGAYVSRWVPELSKLPTRWVHRPSEAPAEALRDAGVALGDTYPVPIVDHLEQRDRAVAMYREVDV